The following coding sequences lie in one Listeria ivanovii subsp. londoniensis genomic window:
- a CDS encoding DUF896 domain-containing protein, translated as MKLLLKNINELAAKQKNEGLTDFEKERQAVLRQEYLQKIRGTVQDNLHHVTIIDPLGDDVTPKKLKAIQAELRG; from the coding sequence ATGAAATTGTTATTAAAAAATATAAATGAATTAGCTGCAAAACAAAAGAATGAAGGATTAACTGACTTTGAAAAAGAAAGACAAGCTGTCCTCCGTCAAGAATATTTACAAAAAATCAGAGGGACAGTACAAGATAATTTACATCATGTGACTATCATCGACCCATTAGGCGACGATGTAACCCCTAAAAAATTAAAAGCAATTCAAGCCGAATTAAGAGGCTGA
- a CDS encoding ribose-phosphate diphosphokinase — protein sequence MAGKMKLFSVTSERPLATKIADYLDIPLCEVELQKFSDGEVKINIEESIRGTNAYVVQSMNANVNERLMELLIMVDALKRASVHSINIIMPYYGYARQDRKARSREPITAKLMANLIWRAGADRLITVDLHAAQIQGFFNIPIDHLSAVPLIGDYLIEKYGDEDVVVVAPDHSGVVRARRIADRLDAPIAILNRKPRPHEDEIMSVIGDVKGKVAIVVDDIIDTGVRATTSADVLLEKGAVEVIACATHSVMAGDAIERLQNSPIKEIITSDSIDLPEDKQFDKLTTISIGRILGRAIEGVQENRSLHPLF from the coding sequence ATGGCAGGCAAAATGAAACTTTTTTCTGTGACGAGTGAGAGACCACTTGCAACAAAAATTGCAGATTATCTAGATATACCTTTATGTGAGGTGGAGCTCCAGAAATTTAGTGATGGAGAAGTGAAGATTAATATTGAGGAGAGTATTCGCGGGACTAACGCGTATGTAGTTCAATCAATGAACGCAAACGTGAATGAACGCCTAATGGAGCTTTTAATTATGGTCGATGCTTTAAAACGAGCTTCAGTTCACTCGATCAATATAATCATGCCGTATTATGGCTATGCTCGTCAAGACAGGAAAGCACGCTCAAGAGAACCTATAACCGCCAAATTAATGGCAAACTTAATTTGGCGTGCCGGTGCAGATCGTTTGATTACGGTAGATTTACACGCAGCGCAAATTCAAGGCTTTTTCAATATTCCAATTGATCACCTTTCAGCAGTTCCGCTAATTGGCGACTATTTAATTGAAAAATACGGAGATGAAGATGTCGTTGTAGTGGCACCAGATCATAGCGGTGTAGTTCGGGCGCGTAGAATTGCCGACCGACTAGACGCGCCAATTGCCATTTTAAATCGTAAACCAAGACCGCACGAAGACGAAATCATGAGCGTCATTGGTGATGTGAAAGGTAAAGTTGCCATTGTGGTGGATGATATTATTGATACCGGTGTTCGCGCAACGACCTCGGCTGATGTTCTATTAGAAAAAGGCGCTGTAGAAGTAATCGCTTGTGCAACTCATTCAGTTATGGCTGGAGATGCAATAGAACGATTACAAAACTCACCAATCAAAGAAATAATTACATCCGACTCCATCGACCTTCCAGAAGATAAACAGTTCGATAAACTAACAACTATCTCCATCGGTCGCATCTTAGGCCGAGCAATCGAAGGCGTTCAAGAAAATCGCTCATTGCATCCACTTTTTTAA
- a CDS encoding type 1 glutamine amidotransferase: MLIDVLQHVPHEGPGLIAKWAKENQHQLKMHYLYNKSNQLPTNSEFLVVLGGPMGVNDTAEFPWLKEERDLIKQLINQEKPVFGICLGAQQIATALGSNISINEEKEAGWFPVNRTSTKLPFFSEKLDVFHWHQETFSLPNGATRLFSSEGCVNQGFLYGEKVIGLQFHFEMEKAEIETILQIDEEFITPGKFVQSVVEMRERNVPENNKQMLEAILDYLIAEKNI, from the coding sequence TTGCTTATTGACGTTTTACAACATGTGCCACACGAAGGACCAGGACTTATCGCGAAATGGGCGAAAGAAAATCAACATCAATTAAAGATGCATTATTTGTATAATAAAAGCAATCAACTTCCAACCAATTCAGAATTTCTGGTTGTGCTTGGAGGACCAATGGGAGTAAACGACACAGCTGAATTTCCTTGGTTAAAAGAAGAACGCGATTTAATCAAACAATTAATAAACCAAGAAAAACCTGTTTTTGGTATTTGCCTCGGTGCTCAACAAATTGCAACTGCATTAGGAAGTAATATTTCTATAAATGAGGAAAAAGAAGCAGGCTGGTTCCCAGTTAATCGAACCTCCACTAAACTACCTTTTTTTTCAGAAAAGCTTGATGTCTTCCATTGGCACCAGGAAACTTTCTCCTTACCAAATGGAGCGACCCGTTTATTTAGTAGTGAAGGTTGTGTGAACCAAGGTTTTTTATACGGCGAAAAAGTCATTGGACTGCAATTTCATTTTGAAATGGAAAAAGCGGAGATAGAGACGATTTTGCAAATTGATGAGGAATTCATTACTCCGGGAAAATTTGTTCAAAGCGTCGTCGAAATGCGAGAAAGAAATGTGCCAGAAAATAATAAACAAATGTTAGAAGCGATTTTAGATTATTTAATAGCAGAAAAAAACATCTGA
- a CDS encoding Lin0512 family protein yields MEKLLFIQTGFGVDVHGQSITKAAERAVRNAIFTNSMPGIRSQLPENRLENMVVNIKLALPCDADKLDEEVIRAIIPYGTVTIETMTGGMLTTSGIFLEDKEDKNDLMYIVNASVETGY; encoded by the coding sequence TTGGAAAAATTGTTATTTATTCAAACTGGTTTTGGGGTAGATGTTCATGGCCAAAGCATCACGAAAGCAGCTGAACGAGCAGTAAGAAATGCTATCTTCACTAACTCAATGCCTGGCATTCGTAGTCAACTTCCAGAGAACCGTTTAGAGAATATGGTGGTTAATATCAAACTCGCGTTACCTTGTGATGCGGATAAATTAGATGAGGAAGTTATTCGCGCGATTATTCCTTATGGTACAGTGACGATTGAAACAATGACTGGTGGAATGCTCACAACTAGCGGAATTTTCTTAGAAGATAAAGAAGACAAAAATGATTTAATGTATATCGTCAATGCTTCTGTGGAAACAGGATATTAA
- a CDS encoding MarR family winged helix-turn-helix transcriptional regulator: MNNEQSMNQQIALFYFGYKAFTETADLIIAKHSLKRLHHRILFFTARMPGLTINELLTFLEISKQALHQPLAELKERQLLTIEQGTQDKRQRCIFLTPAGKELENELGAAQRKQMAQIFVESSDTNGNYFTEVMEGYAKNRPGAALIKDFKE, translated from the coding sequence ATGAACAATGAACAAAGCATGAATCAACAAATTGCTTTATTTTATTTTGGTTATAAGGCTTTTACCGAAACAGCAGATTTGATAATTGCGAAACATTCACTGAAAAGACTACACCACCGGATTCTCTTTTTCACAGCAAGAATGCCAGGTCTTACAATCAACGAGCTTTTGACATTTCTAGAAATTTCCAAACAAGCTTTACACCAACCGCTTGCTGAATTGAAAGAACGCCAACTGCTTACAATCGAACAAGGTACTCAAGATAAAAGGCAACGTTGTATTTTTTTAACACCAGCTGGTAAGGAATTAGAAAATGAACTTGGTGCCGCACAGCGCAAACAAATGGCACAAATCTTCGTAGAATCCTCTGATACGAATGGGAATTATTTTACTGAAGTAATGGAAGGTTATGCGAAAAATCGTCCTGGCGCTGCACTTATTAAAGATTTTAAGGAGTGA
- a CDS encoding LapB repeat-containing protein: MKKLFKLLIAIICVVTLTYPTLPVFAEETSSGNSVVNIPDAALKTYLNGQLKQASDADITNDQMALIKSVTISGTNYTDLTGLEAAVNLNTLNISNTNITTLNPIKNQIALTYLSVSGDAITDSFFPDLNQLTNLESINVSSKNVTHNIFEKFNKLPKLRYLYAQNSMLITDISELASLENLDTLFLQFDGIDDFRPLNDFASFKNGKLKALAAFGQNTGRTNPRIALKSGKLDYNAADQTLYLPFSMMPNPLTSFDGTVAPFSKSTSASNTYVGFNDVAVASSRLTITDDGITINGVTKEEFDGLTELEYNARFDFPTGSYPTPPNMSSYTISAGTYDQYFDISHTLDLTADESIGYNQYTPTTEDQFLKDIHAETDDGTAVQSNFDQVVDFNTPGEYMVTLNAENSAGLKANPVEVKVTVYAKPIIKADPSISYEQKTTKTIEAFLTETHSSATENATLTSDFNDVVDLNTPGEYTVTLNAENERGQKADPVQIIVTVTAKVDPEKPVPPTKEKPEPEDKEKPTDNKTVETKEPTKTAEEPKKSVESPSDLTTKENTEATTKEITRTTEQKLPKTGDAGLGTWPVAFTSIMMGFTALILLKKRK, from the coding sequence ATGAAAAAACTTTTTAAACTTTTAATAGCAATTATATGTGTTGTTACATTAACATATCCAACTTTACCAGTTTTTGCGGAAGAAACTTCTTCTGGAAATAGTGTGGTAAATATTCCAGATGCGGCATTAAAAACATATCTAAACGGCCAGCTCAAGCAAGCAAGTGATGCTGATATTACAAATGACCAAATGGCACTAATAAAATCAGTCACCATTTCAGGAACGAACTATACAGACTTGACAGGTTTAGAAGCTGCTGTAAATCTTAATACGCTTAATATTAGCAATACGAATATTACTACGTTAAACCCAATTAAAAATCAAATAGCTTTAACATATTTATCTGTTTCCGGTGATGCGATTACAGACAGCTTTTTCCCGGATTTGAACCAGTTGACAAATTTAGAAAGTATTAATGTCAGCAGCAAAAATGTTACTCATAATATTTTCGAAAAGTTTAATAAATTACCTAAATTAAGATACCTTTATGCACAAAATTCGATGTTAATCACAGATATTTCTGAATTAGCATCATTAGAAAATTTAGATACACTATTTCTTCAATTTGACGGTATTGATGATTTTAGACCTTTAAATGATTTTGCTAGTTTTAAGAATGGTAAACTTAAAGCTCTGGCAGCATTTGGTCAAAATACGGGTCGAACTAATCCGCGCATTGCTTTGAAGTCTGGCAAACTTGATTATAATGCAGCAGATCAAACACTTTATTTACCATTTTCGATGATGCCAAACCCATTAACTAGCTTTGATGGAACAGTGGCGCCATTTTCGAAATCGACTTCTGCTAGTAACACCTATGTAGGTTTTAATGATGTTGCTGTTGCGAGCTCACGCCTAACAATTACAGACGACGGTATTACAATAAACGGTGTTACCAAAGAAGAGTTTGATGGTTTAACAGAACTTGAGTACAATGCTCGCTTTGATTTTCCGACTGGTAGTTATCCAACACCACCAAACATGAGCTCCTATACGATATCAGCTGGAACATATGATCAATACTTTGACATCAGTCATACACTTGATTTAACTGCAGATGAGAGTATTGGCTATAACCAATATACACCAACAACTGAAGACCAATTTTTAAAAGATATTCATGCAGAAACAGACGATGGTACAGCAGTTCAAAGCAATTTTGATCAAGTAGTAGATTTTAATACACCAGGAGAATATATGGTAACATTAAATGCGGAAAATAGCGCGGGACTTAAAGCAAATCCAGTAGAAGTGAAAGTAACTGTTTATGCAAAACCAATCATTAAAGCAGACCCATCTATCAGCTATGAACAGAAAACGACTAAAACCATCGAAGCGTTTCTAACAGAGACACATAGCTCGGCAACGGAAAACGCAACGCTTACAAGTGACTTTAATGATGTAGTAGATTTAAATACACCAGGCGAATATACAGTAACATTAAATGCGGAAAATGAACGTGGCCAAAAAGCCGATCCAGTCCAAATCATCGTAACCGTTACAGCAAAAGTTGACCCAGAAAAACCAGTTCCACCGACAAAAGAAAAACCAGAACCAGAAGATAAAGAAAAACCGACAGACAATAAAACAGTCGAAACAAAAGAACCGACTAAAACAGCGGAAGAGCCAAAAAAATCAGTAGAATCACCAAGCGATTTAACTACTAAAGAAAATACTGAAGCAACAACTAAAGAAATAACAAGAACAACTGAACAAAAACTTCCTAAAACAGGTGATGCGGGTCTTGGTACTTGGCCAGTGGCGTTTACTAGCATTATGATGGGATTTACAGCACTAATTCTCTTAAAAAAACGGAAATAA
- a CDS encoding universal stress protein — protein MDKYHRILVAVDGSEPAKLAFEKGLELALKLDGVLGIASIVDLRAFSPNVSYDGTLEEKAELELKGNVNEYAEKARAAGVKQVETFVAKGNPKVLLSTDIPAQFQADLIICGATGMNRVEKLVLGSVSSYIMAHAICDTLIAR, from the coding sequence ATGGATAAATATCACCGTATTCTTGTCGCTGTAGATGGTTCCGAACCAGCAAAACTAGCATTTGAAAAAGGATTAGAATTGGCACTGAAATTAGATGGAGTGCTTGGGATTGCTAGTATTGTAGATTTACGTGCCTTTTCGCCAAACGTTTCCTATGATGGTACCTTGGAAGAAAAAGCAGAACTTGAACTGAAAGGTAACGTGAATGAATACGCAGAAAAAGCCAGAGCAGCAGGAGTGAAACAAGTAGAAACTTTCGTTGCTAAAGGAAATCCAAAAGTCTTACTTTCAACTGATATTCCAGCACAGTTCCAAGCAGACTTAATTATTTGTGGAGCTACAGGGATGAACCGAGTCGAAAAACTAGTATTAGGTAGCGTTTCATCTTATATTATGGCACATGCGATTTGTGATACGTTAATAGCAAGATAA
- a CDS encoding histidine phosphatase family protein: MKKNVLKVMVMFCALLLIAGCGNDSTSSKTKTTEKKDGTVTFYVVRHGKTMLNTTDRVQGWSDAVLTPAGEEVVTSAGKGLKDVDFGAAYSSDSGRAIQTANLILEESAKSSDTKLQTDARFREFNFGSYEGDLNHNMWSDIAKSQGKTLEEWQSAGISPKEFADSIAKLDKTRVKEGENWPAEDYATIQARLKDGITEVAKKESKKGDENVLLVSHGLSIGALLDTIEPGYKLPATGIQNASVTKITYKDGNFKIEDVNDMSYVEKGQE; this comes from the coding sequence ATGAAGAAAAATGTTTTGAAAGTGATGGTTATGTTTTGCGCTTTACTTCTGATTGCGGGCTGTGGGAACGATTCAACTTCGAGCAAAACAAAAACAACAGAAAAGAAAGATGGTACAGTGACATTTTATGTTGTACGTCATGGGAAAACAATGCTTAACACCACGGACCGAGTGCAAGGATGGTCTGATGCAGTACTTACACCTGCTGGGGAGGAAGTTGTCACGTCTGCCGGAAAAGGATTAAAAGATGTTGATTTTGGGGCTGCTTATAGTAGTGACAGTGGGCGCGCTATTCAAACGGCGAACCTTATTTTAGAAGAAAGTGCTAAATCCTCGGATACTAAATTGCAAACAGATGCACGTTTCCGCGAATTTAACTTTGGATCATATGAAGGCGATTTAAATCACAATATGTGGTCAGATATTGCGAAAAGCCAAGGGAAAACATTAGAAGAATGGCAAAGTGCTGGAATTTCACCAAAAGAGTTTGCTGATAGCATAGCAAAATTAGATAAAACACGCGTGAAAGAAGGCGAAAACTGGCCAGCTGAAGATTATGCAACTATTCAAGCTCGACTTAAAGATGGAATTACAGAAGTAGCGAAAAAAGAAAGTAAGAAAGGCGATGAAAATGTCCTTCTTGTTTCTCATGGGCTAAGCATCGGTGCACTTCTTGATACTATTGAGCCTGGTTATAAACTTCCAGCAACTGGTATTCAAAATGCTAGTGTTACAAAAATCACTTATAAAGATGGTAATTTCAAAATTGAAGATGTAAATGATATGAGTTACGTAGAAAAAGGTCAAGAATAA
- a CDS encoding DUF1433 domain-containing protein: MKHQEKELMTEQKPRIEKFLNYTYNDIEKITLIGTHTNPTGVVHIEGYVNDNKELWIDAPMDSKNGVEVVDTATELNNNYLKKEFLYESKNVSEIEAEEKAKKKKEKESNTEESSLKTRSVQEIMTDLQSLETSILQNNRHPL, encoded by the coding sequence ATGAAACATCAAGAAAAAGAATTAATGACTGAACAAAAACCACGTATTGAAAAATTTTTAAACTACACTTATAACGACATAGAAAAAATAACTCTCATAGGTACTCATACTAATCCTACTGGGGTAGTCCATATCGAGGGATACGTTAACGATAATAAAGAACTTTGGATTGATGCTCCGATGGATAGTAAAAATGGTGTAGAAGTCGTTGATACAGCAACAGAATTGAACAATAATTATTTAAAAAAAGAGTTCCTCTATGAATCTAAAAATGTATCTGAGATTGAAGCCGAAGAAAAAGCCAAAAAGAAGAAAGAAAAAGAATCTAATACAGAAGAATCTTCGTTAAAAACACGTTCTGTTCAAGAAATTATGACTGACCTGCAGTCTCTAGAAACTTCTATCCTTCAAAATAACCGACACCCTCTCTAA
- the cas6 gene encoding CRISPR-associated endoribonuclease Cas6 — translation MRLRINCDFESNIIPKDYRSKIISLFKTGIEKTVPEKYQAFFGSNQRKNYTFSVYLPKPQNKKMEIYLEEKNCIINFSTGNAETGVIFYNAFMQLKNNKIPFSSQNNITIKSVIMDTEKKIIGEKTVLKTLSPIISRNHHKDTYKNWFYSFENEAFESTLKRNMSPFLEEEFGVQARYDLEKMKITPISMKKVVVYCHDIHIESSVGVFELTAEPYLQKYFLQNGLGTMTGSGFGMIEQL, via the coding sequence ATGAGACTACGAATCAATTGTGATTTTGAATCAAATATAATTCCAAAAGATTATCGAAGTAAAATAATCAGTTTATTCAAAACAGGAATTGAGAAAACTGTCCCAGAAAAATATCAAGCTTTTTTTGGAAGTAATCAAAGGAAAAATTATACTTTTTCAGTATATCTTCCTAAACCTCAAAATAAAAAAATGGAAATTTATTTAGAAGAGAAGAATTGTATCATTAATTTTTCTACTGGAAATGCAGAAACAGGTGTGATTTTTTATAACGCTTTTATGCAATTAAAGAATAATAAAATACCATTTTCATCTCAAAATAATATCACTATTAAAAGTGTTATCATGGATACGGAGAAAAAAATCATCGGAGAAAAAACAGTTTTGAAAACGCTTTCTCCTATTATTAGTCGAAATCACCATAAAGATACGTATAAAAATTGGTTTTATAGTTTTGAAAATGAAGCGTTTGAATCAACTTTAAAAAGAAATATGTCTCCTTTTTTAGAAGAGGAGTTTGGGGTACAAGCTCGTTATGATTTAGAGAAAATGAAAATAACGCCAATTTCAATGAAAAAAGTAGTTGTTTATTGCCATGATATACATATTGAAAGTTCGGTAGGCGTATTTGAATTAACAGCAGAACCTTATTTACAAAAATATTTTCTTCAAAACGGACTCGGTACAATGACGGGATCTGGTTTTGGGATGATAGAGCAGCTTTAG
- the cas8a1 gene encoding type I-B CRISPR-associated protein Cas8b1/Cst1, protein MQTEIELKASDWLVNAGIVGFLNIVGKENVRIDGQTMYFSTDVLADFETNYFNYFIREYKETLAWHKIVSYKEKMEYYRAENFASFDEKALEDLNKYVKDVVKFYLKKSNYIKVFPLIDPKANVEEWLGNLSLIKLSKKQILDDGKVELLEEVKETYDQLDVIIDFCASEKGLKYLGAKNLIYSVINNGWSGVSFLYRQTKFIDPYEDYKTTFLDPVFEYLETDLSKAKYNCFICNQPIKTLKLDLSFMNDVGFDTARKTSHVWDFNNDVVTCPICRLIYSCVPAGFTYVYGEGMFVNDSVSIDELYDVNEHMRESILHFNNDGINSVNPYRALVESITMEKEKQRRFDLADIQLVRYENEHYRFNLLSKKMLHILIDSKTILQSLIKCGYKEGNLNINLYKEVIQHLMNNENLFTLIHKLIFYKQTNVSGLYYQTGHVAGILEINTKFLKEVNVLMSEKIDLGKIQFFGKLFKEGYYNKKSENKIPGITYKLLNALKVNDKDGFMDTLLNSYSYLAKPIPRDFIEVFSNKETFKTIGYAFMLGVSGNRLKQEDGGNSDEK, encoded by the coding sequence ATGCAAACAGAGATTGAATTAAAAGCGAGTGATTGGCTTGTAAACGCTGGTATAGTTGGTTTTCTTAATATTGTTGGAAAAGAAAACGTGCGGATAGATGGACAGACAATGTATTTTTCAACAGATGTTTTGGCAGATTTTGAAACCAACTATTTCAATTATTTTATCAGAGAATACAAAGAAACTTTAGCTTGGCATAAAATTGTTTCATATAAAGAGAAGATGGAGTATTACAGGGCGGAAAATTTTGCCTCTTTTGATGAAAAGGCTTTAGAAGATTTGAATAAGTATGTAAAAGATGTAGTGAAATTTTATTTAAAAAAATCCAATTATATTAAAGTTTTTCCACTAATAGATCCTAAAGCTAATGTGGAAGAGTGGCTTGGTAATTTATCTCTTATTAAACTATCAAAAAAACAAATATTGGACGATGGAAAAGTGGAATTGCTTGAGGAAGTAAAAGAAACATACGACCAATTAGACGTTATTATCGATTTTTGTGCTAGCGAGAAAGGGCTCAAGTATTTAGGCGCAAAAAACCTGATTTATTCTGTGATTAATAATGGTTGGTCAGGTGTATCATTTCTTTATAGACAAACTAAATTTATTGATCCGTATGAAGACTATAAAACCACATTTTTAGATCCAGTATTCGAATATTTAGAAACAGACTTGTCAAAAGCCAAGTATAATTGTTTCATTTGTAACCAACCTATTAAAACATTGAAACTAGACCTTAGTTTTATGAATGACGTTGGCTTTGATACTGCAAGAAAAACATCACATGTCTGGGATTTTAATAATGATGTTGTGACCTGCCCAATATGTCGTTTAATTTATTCATGTGTTCCAGCAGGATTTACATATGTATACGGGGAAGGCATGTTTGTTAACGATTCTGTTAGTATAGATGAATTATATGATGTGAATGAACATATGCGTGAATCCATTTTACACTTTAATAATGATGGGATTAATTCGGTTAATCCATATAGGGCGCTAGTGGAATCTATTACAATGGAAAAAGAGAAGCAAAGAAGGTTCGATTTAGCAGATATTCAATTAGTTAGATACGAAAATGAACATTACCGGTTTAATTTACTTTCCAAAAAAATGCTGCATATTTTAATTGATTCTAAAACAATTTTACAGAGTTTAATAAAATGTGGTTATAAAGAAGGCAATCTGAATATCAATTTATACAAAGAAGTCATTCAACATTTAATGAATAATGAAAATTTATTTACACTTATTCATAAGCTGATTTTTTATAAGCAAACAAATGTAAGTGGCTTGTACTACCAAACAGGGCATGTTGCAGGAATATTAGAGATAAACACAAAATTTTTGAAGGAGGTAAACGTGCTAATGAGTGAAAAAATTGATTTGGGGAAAATTCAGTTTTTCGGAAAGTTATTTAAAGAAGGTTATTATAATAAAAAATCAGAAAATAAAATACCGGGAATCACATATAAATTGTTAAATGCTTTAAAAGTAAATGATAAGGATGGGTTTATGGATACTTTATTAAATAGTTATTCTTATTTAGCTAAACCAATTCCTCGTGATTTTATCGAAGTCTTTTCAAATAAAGAAACTTTTAAGACAATCGGTTATGCATTCATGTTAGGGGTGAGTGGAAATAGATTAAAACAAGAAGATGGAGGGAATTCAGATGAAAAATAA
- the cas7i gene encoding type I-B CRISPR-associated protein Cas7/Cst2/DevR, with amino-acid sequence MKNKGLAMTIVFQAESANYGESLGNISALKKISRNNGDQYTYISRQAIRYNLMEQIGEKVAPVKAEGGGDKKVIQFLSEASIADFPELDFFGYLKTEKGTGGQKRSAKVRLSNAISLETFKGDLDFLTNKGQADKINENMNIAQAEIHKSYYRYTITIDLDQIGIDGTVEIDKKEKARRVKKLMDTVAFLYRDIRGRREDLKPLFVIGGVYDVKNPVFQNVVDVLDNKIVIENMEDLLKYNEIGGNTMVGIIDSQFTNTDEVKTRLNAKSVPTFFNEIKEKIDDYYEGN; translated from the coding sequence ATGAAAAATAAAGGACTAGCAATGACAATCGTTTTCCAAGCAGAAAGTGCCAATTATGGGGAGTCTCTTGGTAATATTTCGGCATTAAAAAAGATTTCTCGCAATAATGGTGATCAATATACCTATATTTCTCGCCAAGCAATTCGCTATAATCTAATGGAACAGATTGGCGAAAAAGTAGCACCTGTAAAAGCAGAAGGTGGCGGCGATAAGAAGGTTATTCAATTTTTAAGTGAAGCTTCTATTGCTGATTTTCCTGAGTTAGACTTCTTTGGTTATTTAAAAACAGAAAAAGGAACTGGCGGACAAAAGCGTTCAGCTAAGGTACGCTTGTCTAATGCAATTTCTCTTGAAACATTTAAAGGTGATTTAGATTTCTTAACAAATAAAGGTCAAGCAGATAAAATAAATGAAAATATGAATATCGCCCAAGCAGAAATTCATAAATCTTATTATCGTTACACCATCACAATTGATTTAGACCAAATTGGGATTGATGGAACGGTGGAAATTGATAAGAAAGAAAAAGCTCGTCGTGTGAAAAAGCTAATGGATACCGTTGCATTCTTATATCGTGATATTCGTGGACGCCGTGAAGACTTAAAACCGCTCTTCGTTATTGGCGGGGTTTATGACGTGAAAAATCCAGTATTTCAAAATGTGGTAGATGTATTAGACAATAAAATCGTTATTGAGAATATGGAAGATTTATTGAAATATAACGAAATTGGTGGAAATACAATGGTTGGTATTATTGATAGCCAATTTACGAACACGGATGAAGTGAAAACGAGATTAAACGCAAAATCTGTACCAACATTCTTCAATGAAATTAAAGAAAAGATTGATGACTATTATGAAGGCAATTAG
- the cas5b gene encoding type I-B CRISPR-associated protein Cas5b, with product MTIMKAIRVKLWQDLVNYKKPTSFQLKETYPLPPYSTVIGMVHTLCGFTSYHEMKISIQGKYFSKVNDLATRYEFKNGMTYDEKRHQIKVDNYGVSRGISTVELLVDLELLLHIIPEDPSLVPVIEKAFKEPIEYPSLGRREDIATIQEVDVVEVEKRKPQENKSVDIYKDYSAYVPISLAESKVVRFKSQESSVGRRELLGTRYLLTEKYERVNHGTEKAPKFFRKWRKKDVIYSSRIFVSKNDVFFLDKDDCLVFIEEEV from the coding sequence ATGACTATTATGAAGGCAATTAGAGTAAAACTTTGGCAAGATTTGGTTAATTATAAAAAGCCGACTAGTTTTCAATTAAAAGAAACATACCCATTACCACCATATTCAACTGTGATTGGGATGGTTCATACACTTTGTGGATTTACCAGTTACCACGAAATGAAAATTAGTATTCAAGGTAAGTATTTCTCCAAAGTGAATGACTTAGCGACGAGATATGAGTTTAAAAACGGAATGACTTACGATGAAAAACGCCATCAAATTAAAGTCGATAATTATGGCGTGAGTCGTGGGATTTCCACTGTCGAATTATTAGTGGATTTAGAACTGCTGCTACATATTATCCCAGAAGATCCCTCGCTTGTTCCGGTTATCGAAAAAGCATTCAAAGAGCCAATCGAGTATCCATCACTTGGGCGTCGTGAGGATATTGCGACGATTCAGGAAGTGGATGTTGTAGAAGTGGAAAAAAGAAAGCCACAAGAAAATAAAAGTGTGGATATTTACAAAGATTATAGTGCTTATGTACCAATTTCACTTGCAGAAAGTAAAGTGGTTCGTTTTAAATCACAAGAAAGCTCTGTTGGGCGTCGTGAGCTATTAGGAACTAGGTATTTATTAACAGAGAAATATGAACGTGTGAATCATGGAACAGAAAAAGCTCCGAAGTTCTTCCGTAAATGGCGCAAGAAAGATGTTATTTATTCAAGTAGAATCTTTGTTTCTAAAAATGATGTTTTCTTCTTGGATAAAGATGATTGTTTAGTTTTTATTGAAGAAGAGGTGTAA